In one window of Frigoriglobus tundricola DNA:
- a CDS encoding ROK family protein: MSTGYWLGVDLGGTKILSGLFDDDLKLLARSKNPTSAESGPSGVFARVVQGVEAVIRESNVDPSQILGMGIGIPGQIELGTTRVKFAPNLDWRDVDLKPLMPATWRWPLVVENDVRMGTYGEFSHGSAKGAKNVLGVFVGTGVGGGIILNGELYTGFNGNAGEIGHLILHWRQGTHLEGVAGRKHMMKKAREILDDAPKRVRKEWKGVDLAAVRSSQLAEYYQKDDPVAVQLVDDAARALGAALGGLVNFMSPEVIVIGGGVTGALGDTFIERIWEIAQRYALPGAATGVRCVSAALGDDSGIVGCAAYAKGRPITATASVA, from the coding sequence ATGAGTACCGGTTACTGGCTCGGCGTCGACCTCGGCGGGACCAAAATCCTGTCCGGTCTCTTCGACGACGACCTGAAGTTACTGGCCCGTTCGAAGAACCCGACGTCCGCGGAAAGTGGGCCGTCGGGAGTGTTTGCGCGCGTCGTGCAGGGCGTCGAGGCGGTCATCCGCGAGTCAAACGTCGATCCGTCCCAGATCCTCGGCATGGGCATCGGTATTCCCGGCCAGATCGAACTCGGTACCACCCGCGTCAAGTTCGCACCGAACCTCGACTGGCGCGACGTGGACCTGAAGCCCCTGATGCCGGCCACGTGGCGCTGGCCGCTCGTCGTCGAAAACGATGTGCGGATGGGCACTTATGGTGAATTTTCTCACGGCTCAGCGAAGGGCGCGAAGAACGTTTTGGGCGTGTTTGTCGGAACCGGCGTGGGTGGCGGGATCATCCTCAACGGCGAACTGTACACTGGCTTCAACGGCAACGCCGGCGAGATCGGCCACCTGATCCTTCACTGGCGCCAGGGCACGCACCTGGAAGGTGTCGCGGGCCGCAAACACATGATGAAGAAGGCCCGGGAAATCCTCGACGATGCCCCGAAACGGGTGCGCAAAGAGTGGAAGGGTGTCGATCTGGCGGCCGTCCGGAGTTCGCAACTGGCCGAGTATTACCAGAAAGACGACCCGGTCGCGGTTCAGCTGGTGGACGATGCGGCCCGCGCGCTCGGTGCCGCACTCGGCGGGCTGGTCAACTTCATGAGTCCCGAGGTCATTGTGATCGGTGGCGGCGTGACCGGTGCCCTGGGCGACACGTTCATTGAACGCATCTGGGAGATCGCGCAACGGTACGCGCTCCCCGGTGCCGCGACGGGCGTCCGCTGTGTTTCCGCGGCACTGGGCGACGACTCCGGCATTGTCGGCTGTGCGGCGTATGCGAAGGGCCGCCCCATCACCGCGACCGCCTCTGTGGCGTAG
- a CDS encoding inositol monophosphatase family protein produces MQADWRNRYDLAVSAAHKAGDLARTYYETTFAVEHKADNSPVTIADQSAERLIRETVSAAFPQDGFLGEEYGNQPGTSGFRWIIDPIDGTKSFIRHVPIWATLIGLEYRGEQIAGVAYIPVFGMTYRALRGDGAYHNERRIRVSDVDTLTESSLCYSSMGWFTRAGREAAFHDLYKKTKRQRGHGDFYGFVLVAEGAADIMIEHGVNPWDVAATKAIVEEAGGSFTDWTGTPTIHTPDVLATNGKLHAEVLAILAK; encoded by the coding sequence ATGCAAGCCGACTGGCGCAACCGCTACGATCTGGCCGTAAGCGCGGCCCACAAAGCAGGCGACCTCGCCCGAACGTACTACGAAACCACCTTTGCGGTCGAACACAAGGCCGACAACAGTCCGGTCACGATCGCGGACCAGTCGGCCGAGCGGCTCATCCGTGAGACGGTGAGCGCGGCGTTTCCGCAGGACGGGTTCCTGGGTGAGGAGTACGGCAACCAGCCCGGTACGAGCGGGTTCCGTTGGATCATCGACCCCATCGACGGCACCAAGTCCTTTATCCGGCACGTGCCCATCTGGGCCACCCTCATCGGGCTCGAGTACCGCGGCGAGCAGATCGCGGGCGTCGCGTACATCCCGGTGTTCGGCATGACGTACCGTGCCCTCCGCGGCGACGGCGCGTACCACAACGAGCGCCGGATCCGTGTGTCGGACGTGGACACGCTCACAGAGTCGTCACTGTGCTATTCGAGCATGGGGTGGTTCACCCGGGCCGGCCGCGAGGCCGCGTTCCACGACCTCTACAAGAAGACGAAACGGCAGCGCGGGCACGGCGACTTCTACGGCTTCGTGCTGGTGGCCGAGGGCGCGGCGGACATCATGATCGAACACGGCGTCAACCCCTGGGACGTGGCCGCGACGAAGGCCATCGTGGAAGAAGCGGGCGGCTCCTTCACCGACTGGACCGGCACCCCCACGATCCACACGCCGGACGTACTTGCCACCAACGGGAAATTGCACGCCGAAGTGTTGGCGATCCTCGCGAAGTAG